From Carassius auratus strain Wakin chromosome 1, ASM336829v1, whole genome shotgun sequence, the proteins below share one genomic window:
- the LOC113118077 gene encoding B-cell receptor CD22-like, protein MVMSVRMAPPLPVIFLLMIHNVFSEGWGVSYSPSHICSLKTSSVIMSCTYTYPTGHKIEKVFWTKNPVKGKETPDLSVDPEYSQRLQYLGDKQQNCTIRLSHVTQKDQHMYCFRFITDKPNATWLGEPGVNLTVTDLQVEAPERVTEGHNVRLTCKSSCTLTDRATFIWYRNSQQLTERRDRNNQLLLQSVRREDAGRYSCALHGHTYISPAAQLNVTYPPKNVSVSISPSVILEGDSVTLNCSSDSNPPAEISWFKGGMFVGSGRIYSISKISSDHSEEYKCRSSNEHGEKYSDAVMLNVMYAPRNVVVSISGSGVILEGDSVTLICSSDSNPPAEISWFKGRMFVGSGGIYSISNIRSDHSEEYKCKSKNKHGEKYSVAVTLNVTYPPRNVSVSITGSGVIVEGDSVTLICSSDSNPPALNFSWFKENQSSAVGSGQSFSALQSGRFYCEAHNQHGSQRSDAVTVTVHHGAGRNMIVIAATSGGLFITIIIIIIIWFIMKQRCVKTEDNRVKQISDPDTYTALELKSTTSDLYDTLTTVRPRPPEDS, encoded by the exons ATGGTGATGTCAGTCAGAAtggctcctcctcttcctgtgATCTTTCTCCTCATGATTCACA ATGTTTTCAGTGAAGGTTGGGGTGTGAGTTACAGTCCTTCACACATCTGTTCACTAAAGACCTCATCAGTGATAATGAGCTGCACTTATACATACCCTACTGGACATAAGATTGAGAAAGTGTTCTGGACCAAAAACCCTGTAAAGGGTAAAGAGACTCCAGATCTGTCTGTGGATCCTGAATACAGTCAGAGGCTTCAGTATCTGGGAGACAAACAGCAGAACTGCACCATCAGACtgagtcatgtgacacagaaggacCAACACATGTACTGTTTCAGATTCATCACTGATAAACCTAATGCCACATGGCTTGGTGAACCAGGAGTGAATCTCACTGTCACAG atcttCAGGTGGAGGCTCCTGAGAGAGTGACAGAGGGTCATAATGTCCGTCTGACATGTAAAAGCAGCTGCACTCTGACTGACAGAGCAACATTCATCTGGTACAGAAACTCACAGCAATTAactgagagaagagacagaaacaatcaactcctgctgcagtcagtcagaagagagGATGCAGGCAGATACAGCTGTGCTCTACATGGACACACTTACATCTCTCCTGCTGCTCAGCTCAATGTCACCT ATCCACCAAAAAATGTCTCAGTGTCCATCAGTCCATCTGTAATattggagggagattcagtgactctgaactgcagcagtgattcaaaccctcctgcagaaatcagctggtttaaaggaggaatgtttgtaggatctggaagaatctacagcatctcaaagatcagctctgatcacagtgaAGAATACAAGTGTAGATCCAGCAATGAACATGGAGAGAAATACTCTGATGCTGTGATGCTGAATGTGATGT atgcTCCAAGAAATGTAGTGGTGTCTATAAGTGGATCAGGTGTAATattggagggagattcagtgactctgatctgcagcagtgattcaaaccctcctgcagaAATCAGCTGGTTTAAAGGAAGAATGTTTGTAGGATCTGGAGgaatctacagcatctcaaacATCAGATCTGATCACAGTGAagaatacaagtgcaagtccaaaaataaacatggagagaaatactCTGTTGCTGTGACTTTAAACGTCACGT aTCCTCCCAGGAACGTCTCAGTGTCTATAACTGGATCAGGtgtaatagtggagggagattcagtgactctgatctgcagcagtgattcaaaccctcctgctctgaacttcagctggtttaaggagaatcaaagctcagctgttggatctggacagagtttcAGTGCACTACAGAGTGGACGCTTCTACTGTGAGGCTCACAATCAACATGGATCTCAGAGATCAGACGCTGTTACTGTCACAG TTCATCATGGAGCTGGTAGGAATATGATTGTGATCGCAGCAACATCTGGAGGATtattcatcaccatcatcatcatcatcatcatatggTTTATAAT GAAACAAAGGTGTGTTAAAACTGAAGATAACAGAGTGAAACAG ATCTCTGATCCTGACACATATACAGCTCTTGAGCTCAAGTCCACGACCTCTGACCTCTACGACACACTCACA ACCGTTCGTCCCAGACCTCCTGAAGACTCTTGA